A single genomic interval of Anopheles darlingi chromosome X, idAnoDarlMG_H_01, whole genome shotgun sequence harbors:
- the LOC125958181 gene encoding xaa-Pro aminopeptidase 3, whose product MSDKIPYVFRQNTDFLYLSGCQEPDSLLLLEIDASDKRKVTLFLRPKDKHAEMWDGPRTGVQLAPQVFGLDEAVDIKELKNYLVKYSEIHRNPLVWYDSINLDSISHIVKEVFNTERLSLAPLIQQLRVCKSPSECELMRKSCEIASAAINRTMAESFPGISEHHVFASVDYYSRLNGANFLAYPPVVAGGSNATTIHYINNNQIVKAGDLILLDAGCEYHGYTSDITRTWPVNGSFTEPQLVLYEVLQQVQAELLDCLLHVGGDTLDRLFETMCTKIGKYLQEIKLIPASVSGVELSRAGYRFCPHHVSHYLGMDVHDTPLVSRSTRLLPGMVCTVEPGVYLR is encoded by the coding sequence ATGAGTGATAAAATACCGTACGTATTTCGCCAAAATACTGATTTCCTCTACCTCAGCGGATGCCAAGAACCGGATAGCTTGCTATTGCTGGAAATTGATGCAAGTGACAAGCGCAAAGTAACATTATTTTTGCGACCGAAGGATAAGCATGCAGAAATGTGGGATGGTCCGAGAACTGGTGTGCAGCTTGCTCCGCAAGTGTTCGGTCTTGATGAGGCGGTAGATATTAAAGAACTAAAAAATTACCTAGTAAAATATAGCGAGATACACCGGAATCCTCTCGTATGGTATGATAGCATTAATCTGGATAGTATCTCGCACATCGTCAAAGAAGTATTCAACACTGAGAGACTGTCGCTGGCGCCGTTGATCCAACAATTGCGTGTCTGTAAATCCCCTAGTGAGTGTGAGTTAATGCGCAAGAGTTGCGAAATAGCCTCTGCCGCCATCAATAGAACGATGGCAGAAAGCTTTCCTGGTATCAGCGAGCACCATGTGTTTGCCAGCGTCGATTACTATTCGCGACTCAACGGAGCAAACTTTCTTGCTTATCCAcccgttgttgctggtggatcTAATGCTACCACTATCCATtatatcaacaacaatcaaattGTGAAAGCCGGAGACCTCATACTTCTTGATGCTGGTTGCGAATACCATGGCTATACGAGCGACATCACACGCACATGGCCAGTGAATGGTAGTTTTACCGAGCCACAACTCGTTCTCTATGAGGTGTTGCAGCAAGTACAGGCAGAATTGCTCGATTGTCTGTTGCATGTTGGGGGTGACACACTCGACCGGTTGTTTGAAACCATGTGCACCAAGATAGGGAAATACTTGCAAGAAATCAAACTAATACCGGCGTCAGTAAGCGGTGTTGAGCTTTCCCGTGCCGGTTACAGGTTCTGTCCACATCATGTATCCCATTACCTTGGTATGGATGTCCATGATACGCCGCTAGTTTCCCGTAGCACACGATTGTTACCCGGTATGGTGTGCACGGTAGAACCTGGTGTGTATTTACGATGA
- the LOC125953392 gene encoding protein-tyrosine sulfotransferase: MRLILRNRKLLLAALVALGVVFLCWNWSVFWASCWGGARLGNNAKLGYMVRDDETQEGTSNGFRYHRNMPLIFIGGVPRSGTTLMRAMLDAHPEVRCGQETRVIPRILQLRSHWMKSEKESVRLVEAGITKEVLNGAIAQFCLEIIAKHGDPAPRLCNKDPLTLKMGSYVIELFPQAKFLFMVRDGRATVHSIISRKVTITGFDLTSYRQCLTKWNQAIQTMHDQCKEIGNDRCMMVYYEQLVLHPEEWMRKILQFLDIPWNDSVLHHEEFINKENGVALSKVERSSDQVIKPVNLEALSKWVGKIPNDVVREMAEIAPMLSVLGYDPYSNPPNYGSPDSYVQENTFKVQSNSQMWEHRAKELLNRKAREGIVYHDHPSKLIADEDDYGAGSKDRKMR, from the exons ATGCGCTTGATACTACGCAATCGTAAGCTGTTGCTGGCGGCTTTAGTTGCCCTAGGCGTGGTTTTTCTATGCTGGAACTGGTCTGTTTTTTGGGCTTCCTGTTGGGGTGGCGCACGTTTAGGAAACAATGCCAAATTAGGCTACATGGTTCGAGACGACGAG ACACAAGAAGGCACGAGCAATGGCTTCCGATATCACCGAAATATGCCGCTCATATTTATCGGAGGTGTTCCTCGCTCTGGTACCACACTAATGCGTGCCATGCTCGATGCGCATCCGGAAGTGCG GTGTGGACAGGAAACGCGCGTTATCCCACGTATCTTGCAACTGCGATCACATTGGATGAAATCGGAGAAGGAATCGGTGCGTCTAGTGGAGGCCGGTATCACGAAGGAGGTGCTGAATGGGGCGATTGCCCAGTTCTGTCTTGAGATAATTGCCAAACACGGTGATCCAGCACCCCGGCTGTGCAACAAAGATCCGCTCACGCTTAAAATGGGCTCATACGTGATTGAGTTATTCCCGCAGGCAAAGTTTTTGTTCATGGTACGGGATGGGCGTGCCACTGTGCACTCGATAATTTCGCGTAAGGTTACGATCACCGGTTTCGATCTGACTAGTTATCGCCAATGTCTAACCAAATGGAACCAAGCCATTCAAACGATGCACGACCAGTGTAAAGAAATTGGCAACGATCGGTGTATGATGGTATACTACGAGCAGCTTGTGTTGCACCCGGAAGAATGGATGCGCAAAATACTGCAATTTCTTGACATTCCGTGGAACGATTCCGTGTTGCACCACGAAGAATTTATCAACAAAGAGAATGGAGTCGCACTATCGAA GGTGGAACGGTCCTCGGATCAAGTAATTAAACCAGTAAACCTGGAAGCGCTTTCCAAGTGGGTTGGAAAAATACCAAACGATGTGGTGCGGGAAATGGCCGAAATTGCGCCGATGTTGTCGGTGCTCGGCTACGATCCATATTCCAATCCGCCCAATTATGGAAGTCCGGACTCGTACGTTCAGGAGAACACGTTTAAA GTGCAGTCGAACTCGCAAATGTGGGAACATCGTGCCAAGGAACTGCTAAACCGTAAGGCGCGTGAAGGCATCGTCTATCACGACCATCCTTCGAAATTGATAGCCGACGAAGACGATTATGGCGCTGGAAGCAAAGATCGCAAGATGCGATGA
- the LOC125958100 gene encoding probable basic-leucine zipper transcription factor Q, producing the protein MQRRVFQLRWLVRVVVATVAAIVVGTTHAQLAFHNDPSQNSFSIKLPAFQQTFTRYFGNQPHGALLQQQQQELYQQQRLQQKPYASTLQQQTNAGKMPLYSFQAQSHQPQQQESQQQGLNRLVAQFPNQPHYSVQENYINPNILLRAQQQRIQQQQQQQQQQQQQQYQPEPQYQGYPVQPSAPAAQEAGGYTTTNHQPQYEYIQQQQQAQQQQLIQQQLQEQNHGLQRTPAQPDQQPGMLGDKLISSTYSPSNEVSQVQFSSGSLKYNF; encoded by the exons ATGCAACGACGCGTGTTTCAGCTTCGCTGGCTGGTACGAGTGGTAGTAGCTACTGTAGCCGCTATCGTCGTCGGAACGACGCACGCCCAACTCGCTTTTCACAATGATCCATCCCAGAACAGCTTTTCGATCAAGCTGCCCGCGTTTCAGCAAACATTCACACGTTACTTTGGCAATCAACCCCACGGTGCgctgcttcagcagcagcaacaggagctaTATCAACAGCAACGACTTCAACAAAAACCATACGCATCAACTcttcaacaacaaaccaacgcG GGTAAAATGCCTCTGTACTCGTTCCAAGCACAGTCGcaccaaccgcagcagcaagaatCTCAACAACAGGGCCTGAACCGGCTTGTTGCACAATTCCCCAACCAACCGCACTATTCGGTTCAGGAAAATTATATTAACCCAAATATACTATTGCgagctcagcagcagcggatccaacaacagcaacagcagcagcagcagcaacaacaacaacaatatcaACCAGAACCTCAATACCAAGGCTACCCTGTACAACCGTCCGCACCTGCAGCGCAGGAAGCCGGCGGTTATACGACCACCAATCATCAACCACAGTACGAGTatattcaacagcaacaacaagcacagcagcaacagctcatcCAGCAACAACTACAGGAGCAGAACCATGGTCTGCAGCGCACGCCTGCACAGCCAGACCAGCAACCCGGAATGCTAGGAGATAAGCTCATTAGCTCTACCTACTCGCCCTCGAACGAGGTGTCGCAGGTACAGTTTAGTAGTGGAAGTCTTAAGTATAATTTTTAG
- the LOC125953388 gene encoding alanine aminotransferase 1, whose translation MTFSFTLAFCQGSVAASRGSILLRPGSFSIGRTASTLRRTQPSRLAPAISVTPTSINQCSAMATTACSQQQHQRCVSIDNINPAIKTMEYAVRGPLVARAAVIEKELEEGASKPFKEVIRANIGDCHAMGQPPITFIRQVLGLVSYPPLFDDPNIPADAKQRARGILAGCKGGSVGSYSDSAGIEVIRRHVAEYIQRRDGGIEADWQNVILSAGASGGIKVLMALLRCPIDGKKPGVLIPIPQYPLYSATIAEFDMEQIGYYLDESNKWGLDIGELERSLVEGRKVAAPRILVVINPGNPTGQVLSRDNIEQIIKFAHRERLVLFADEVYQDNVYESGSKFHSFKKVMMEMGEPYNKMELCSFMSCSKGYMGECGIRGGYAEIVNLCPDVRAMLLKCISAQLCPTTAGQAVLDCVVNPPQPGEPSYEQFTREKQNVLDSLRDRAELVANTFNSIEGFSCNPVQGAMYAFPQIRLPPKALEAAKKDGKPADTFYAFRLLEETGICIVPGSGFGQRPGTYHFRTTILPQTEKLKEMLGLFKTFHEKFLQKYK comes from the exons ATGACGTTCAGTTTCACGTTAGCGTTCTGTCAAGGGAGTGTGGCCGCCAGCCGGGGCAGCATTTTGCTTCGACCCGGTAGTTTCAGCATTGGACGAACGGCCTCAACCCTACGCCGAACGCAACCAAGTCGACTAGCACCAGCAATATCGGTAACACCGACTTCAATCAATCAGTGCAGCGCAATGGCTACGACGGCCTGttcccaacagcagcatcagcgatgTGTCTCCATCGACAACATCAATCCGGCGATCAAAACCATGGAGTACGCAGTCCGCGGCCCGTTGGTTGCCCGCGCCGCTGTGATTGAGAAGGAGTTGGAAGAG GGTGCCAGCAAACCATTCAAGGAGGTGATCCGCGCAAATATCGGCGACTGTCATGCGATGGGTCAGCCACCGATTACCTTCATTCGTCAG GTACTGGGGCTTGTATCCTACCCACCGTTGTTCGACGACCCAAATATCCCAGCCGATGCAAAGCAGCGCGCGCGTGGTATCCTTGCTGGCTGCAAAGGAGGCTCGGTCGGCTCTTATTCCGATTCGGCTGGTATTGAGGTGATTCGACGACATGTTGCTGAATACATCCAGCGTCGTGACGGTGGGATAGAAGCCGATTGGCAGAACGTGATCCTTTCAGCAGGCGCATCAGGTGGAATCAAGGTATTGATGGCGTTGCTACGCTGCCCGATTGATGGAAAGAAGCCGGGAGTGTTGATTCCAATCCCGCAATATCCGCTGTACTCGGCGACGATTGCCGAATTCGACATGGAACAGATCGGCTATTATCTGGACGAATCGAACAAATGGGGCCTAGATATCGGGGAGCTCGAGCGTTCCCTTGTCGAGGGAAGAAAGGTGGCGGCCCCGCGCATTCTGGTCGTGATCAATCCAGGTAATCCTACCGGCCAGGTGCTTTCGCGGGACAACATTGAGCAGATCATTAAGTTTGCGCATCGCGAGCGGTTGGTTCTGTTCGCCGACGAGGTTTACCAGGATAACGTTTATGAATCGGGCTCTAAGTTCCACTCGTTCAAAAaggtgatgatggagatggGAGAGCCTTACAACAAGATGGAGCTATGCAGCTTCATGTCCTGCTCAAAGGGGTACATGGGCGAATGCGGCATCCGCGGCGGCTATGCCGAAATTGTGAACCTCTGCCCAGACGTACGCGCCATGCTGCTGAAATGCATTTCGGCCCAGCTCTGCCCAACAACGGCTGGCCAAGCAGTGCTAGATTGTGTGGTGAACCCCCCACAACCGGGAGAGCCATCGTATGAGCAGTTTACACGCGAAAAGCAGAATGTACTCGATTCGCTGCGAGATCGTGCCGAACTTGTCGCTAACACCTTTAACTCGATCGAAGGATTCTCGTGTAATCCGGTGCAAGGTGCGATGTACGCATTCCCTCAAATTCGACTTCCTCCAAAGGCTCTGGAAGCAGCCAAAAAGGATGGTAAACCGGCGGACACATTTTACGCATTCCGGTTGCTGGAGGAAACAG GTATTTGTATCGTGCCCGGATCCGGGTTCGGTCAGCGTCCCGGTACGTATCACTTCCGTACAACCATCCTACCGCAGACGGAAAAACTGAAGGAGATGCTGGGACTGTTCAAAACATTCCACGAGAAGTTCCTCCAGAAGTACAAGTAA
- the LOC125954625 gene encoding cuticle protein 21.3-like produces the protein MAFKFIILAALVAAVSAGGPAAYSIAAPSADFHSVGASHEHTVKGLYGQNVLSQYSKAVDSAHSSVRVHSSRLSNDGYALAAPAVKYAAPAYAAHYAAPAVHYPAAAHYAAPAVHYGAPAAYAAPAVHYAAHAPIVKAAYPAAYPAAYAAAPLAYKAPLAAPVAAVHGGAVVQFAGLGASYAW, from the exons ATGGCCTTCAAG TTCATCATTCTCGCAGCCCTCGTTGCGGCCGTCAGTGCCGGTGGCCCAGCCGCCTACTCGATCGCGGCTCCGAGTGCCGATTTCCATTCGGTAGGAGCATCGCACGAGCATACCGTCAAGGGACTGTATGGCCAGAACGTGCTGTCGCAGTACTCCAAGGCGGTCGATTCGGCGCACTCGTCTGTCCGAGTACACAGCTCGCGGCTCAGCAACGACGGATACGCACTTGCGGCTCCGGCCGTTAAGTACGCCGCCCCAGCCTACG CCGCCCATTACGCCGCCCCGGCCGTGCACTATCCCGCTGCTGCCCACTACGCTGCTCCAGCCGTCCACTACGGAGCTCCGGCCGCCTATGCTGCTCCCGCCGTCCACTACGCCGCTCACGCCCCGATTGTTAAGGCTGCGTACCCGGCTGCCTATCCAGCTGCCTATGCGGCCGCTCCGCTTGCCTACAA AGCTCCACTGGCCGCTCCTGTAGCCGCCGTCCATGGTGGTGCCGTTGTACAGTTCGCTGGACTTGGTGCTAGCTACGCCTGGTAA
- the LOC125950984 gene encoding luciferin sulfotransferase gives MSFPYDINYVEPKVNEQLLNDFHGERSGFVQVGKTRWFFPSRFKQFGASLHSFEARADDTWVVTYPRSGTTWTQEMVWLICNNLDFISANKIPLTQRFPFFEFHLFMHDEVKAEFLEENQHDQEKCKFIEKLSQPVHNELDKMNQPRFIKTHLPTSLLPPSIFKNNSKIIYVARNPSDVVVSYYHLNRLYRTQGYEGDFQKFYDYFEKDLTPWSPYWDHVKEGWAMKDKPNVLFMFYEDMKRNLPETIRRTAAFLNRTLSDEQVTLLCNHLDIKNFRHNKSVTCEELKHLGILKEGEQAFVRKGQVNGNTEELTDTIRHRIKEWSERNLIGTDLRFPDC, from the exons atGAGTTTTCCTTACGACATCAATTATGTTGAACCAAAGGTGAACGAGCAGCTGCTCAATGATTTCCACG GAGAACGAAGTGGGTTTGTCCAGGTAGGCAAAACACGTTGGTTCTTCCCATCACGTTTCAAGCAGTTCGGTGCTAGTTTGCACTCATTCGAAGCAAGGGCCGACGACACCTGG GTGGTCACGTACCCACGCTCTGGAACGACCTGGACGCAGGAGATGGTATGGTTGATATGTAATAATTTGGATTTTATTTCAGCGAATAAAATTCCGTTAACACAGCGTTTCCCGTTCTTCGA ATTTCACTTATTTATGCATGACGAAGTAAAAGCGGAATTTTTGGAAGAAAACCAGCACGACCAGGAGAAGTGCAAGTTCATCGAAAAACTTTCTCAGCCGGTACATAATGAGCTGGATAAAATGAACCAACCGAGATTTATCAAGACTCATCTACCAACATCATTATTACCGCCCagcatttttaaaaacaacTCGAAG ATAATTTATGTGGCCCGAAATCCGTCGGACGTTGTTGTGTCCTACTATCACCTCAACCGATTGTACCGCACCCAAGGGTACGAAggagattttcaaaaattctaTGATTACTTCGAAAAGGACTTGA CTCCCTGGTCACCTTACTGGGATCACGTAAAGGAGGGATGGGCAATGAAGGATAAGCCCAACGTGTTATTTATGTTCTACGAGGATATGAAACGGAACCTTCCCGAAACTATTCGGAGGACTGCTGCCTTTCTCAACAGAACTCTGTCCGACGAACAGGTCACCCTGCTGTGCAATCACCTGGACATTAAAAACTTCCGGCATAATAAGTCGGTTACTTGCGAGGAGCTGAAACATCTCGGGATTCTTAAAGAGGGTGAACAAGCGTTTGTTCGGAAGGGCCAGGTTAATGGGAATACAGAGGAACTTACAGACACGATAAGGCACCGTATCAAGGAATGGAGCGAGCGTAACTTGATCGGAACAGATCTGCGATTCCCTGATTGTTGA
- the LOC125950981 gene encoding dnaJ homolog subfamily A member 1-like, producing MVYETDFYDILGVSPGCSPEELKKAYRKQALKFHPDKNPLEGDKFKKISLAYEVLSDPEKKSIYDEGGEAAIKNGGCGGATGFHSPMDIFDLFFNGGFAGRKRERRGPNLIHSLSVTLEELYNGTQRKLALRKNIICDSCDGIGGKKGAVAKCAPCRGTGVITKVQKVAPGMVEQYEERCRNCRGLGETIDDKDKCKECNGRKTVRSRKIIVIDISKGSRDGMRYVIPGEGDQEPNVTPGDVVIVIEETPHALFKRNGSNLILDMQITLTEALLGFQKPIKTLDGRTIIIASHPGEVTKHGAARYVLGEGMPITKSPKEKGRLIIQFFVTLPDAISVEGAREIGKYLPAPVPTHIPDDAQEVELVDVRQDQQQHGKHKAAYKEDDDDHVYMQRSPQCVSS from the exons ATGGTTTATGAGACAGACTTCTACGACATCCTCGGCGTTAGTCCCGGGTGTTCTCCAGAAGAGCTAAAGAAAGCTTACCGCAAACAGGCTCTCAAATTTCACCCGGACAAAAACCCGCTAGAAGgcgataaatttaaaaaaatatcattggCATACGAAGTTCTGTCAGATCCTGAAAAGAAAAGCATCTACGACGAGGGAGGTGAAGCTGCTATTAAAaatggtggttgcggtggagCCACGGGTTTTCATAGCCCCATGGATATTTTTGACTTGTTCTTTAATGGTGGATTTGCTGGACG GAAACGCGAAAGACGAGGTCCTAACTTGATACACTCGCTATCGGTAACCTTAGAAGAATTGTACAATGGAACGCAGCGAAAGTTAGCTTTAAGGAAAAATATCATCTGTGATAGCTGTGATGGCATCGGTGGAAAGAAAGGAGCAGTAGCCAAGTGTGCACCTTGCAGAGGAACCGGCGTAATAACCAAGGTACAAAAAGTTGCCCCAGGGATGGTTGAACAATATGAAGAGCGTTGTCGAAACTGTCGTGGTCTGGGAGAAACCATCGATGACAAAGATAAGTGTAAGGAATGCAACGGCAGAAAAACCGTCAGAAGTCGCAAGATTATAGTAATAGACATCAGCAAAGGATCGCGAGACGGAATGCGATATGTTATTCCCGGTGAGGGCGATCAAGAACCGAATGTAACCCCCGGCGATGTCGTGATAGTGATTGAAGAAACTCCACACGCACTATTTAAGCGCAATGGAAGTAATTTGATTCTTGACATGCAAATAACGCTCACCGAAGCGTTATTAGGATTCCAAAAACCCATTAAAACACTGGATGGTCGCACGATTATAATCGCTTCGCATCCAGGAGAAGTTACGAAGCATGGAGCAGCACGTTATGTTTTAGGAGAGGGCATGCCAATAACAAAGTCGCCAAAGGAGAAAGGAAGACTGATCATTCAGTTTTTCGTCACATTACCTGACGCAATATCAGTAGAAGGAGCGCGGGAAATAGGAAAATATTTACCAGCACCTGTACCAACACATATACCGGATGATGCCCAAGAGGTTGAATTG GTTGATGTAAGGCaagatcagcagcaacatggcaAGCATAAAGCTGCATataaagaagatgatgatgatcatgtttATATGCAACGATCGCCGCAATGCGTTTCTAGCTAA